CCTGTCATTGATATTTGGAGGGGCATCGATACTCACGGCTATCGAAACACCAAGCTCTGCAAGCTCCTCTATCTTTTCGCAGTCGAGAAGAGTTGCATTCGTCTGGAGCGAAAAATCGGCGTCGTACCTTTCAGCAAACCTTTTAATCAGTCTGTAGTTAAGCATGGGTTCACCGCCAGTGAACTGAACCTTGGTAATTCTGTCATTGTACCTTTCCATCACATTCTTGGCTGTGGAAAAATCCATATAGTCTCTCCGCTCACCGCCACCTGCGTAGCAGTAGATGCACCTCAGATTACAGTCCTGAGTAACGGCAAGGTACAAGATCATTCCAACTCGCCCTCCATTTTCAGATAAATTTTCCTCAGCCTCTCTTTTGTCTCCTCATCAGCCCTCCACATTCCTCTCTGTATCGCCTCAAACAGTCTTTCGGCAATGTTCATCAGGGCGTGAGGATTGTTCTCCCTGAAAAAGTCCTGCATCTCCTTATCAAAGATGTACCTCTCAGCTATGCCCTCGTACATCCAGTCGTCGATTATGTCCGAGGTCGCATCCCACTGGAAAATGTGGTCAATGTATTTCGAGAAATCTCCTGCCCCCTTGTATCCGTGCTTCTTCATCTCATTTATCCACTTCGGGTTCATTACCTTGGATCTGTAGATCCTCTCAGCCTCCTCGTCGATGCCTCTTATCTTTATGTTCTCCGGATTCGATGAGTCTCCAACGTAGGACTTTGGTTTTCCGCCCAGAGCCCTTACCGTCGCTATCAACCCCCCGTGATAGGCGTTGAAATCATCACCCTCGAATATGTCCCATTCCTGTGAATCCTCGTTTTTGACGGTAACTTCGACTATCCTGAGGATCCTTTTGAATTCTTCTTCAGCTTTAATCCCGTACTTTCCCCTGCCGTACGCATAGCATCCCCATTTTACGTAAGCTTTTGCAAGATCCTCAACACTTTCCCAGTTTTTGTTGTCGAGGACTTTGTTCACACCCGCTCCGTAAACTCCGGGCATGTCGCTGAAGATCCTCAAGGGGTCTTTTCCTTCAGCGTGTTTCTTGACAAAATTCATCTCCTCAGGCTCATCAAGGGTTGACACGAGCTTCACAGCGTCATCCATGAGTTCGATAAGGTTGAAGAAAGAGTCCCTAAACATCCCGCTAACCCTTGCAACAACGTCTATTCTCGGACGCTTCAGTTCTTCGAGAGGTATCACTTCAAGTCCGACCACCCTTCCCACGGAGTCATACCTCGGTTTTACCCCGAGCAGGTAGAGGAACTCCGCAACATCCTCACCGTGGGTCCGCATTGTTGGCGACGACCATATAACCATGGCGACCGTTTCCGGATAGCTTCCACCATCCTCCAGATACCTCTCAAGCAGTTTCTCAGCTAACGTCTTTCCCCTCTCGTAGGCCTGCTTAGTTGGAAGTTCCCAAGGGTTGCAGGAGTAGAAGTTTCTGCCAGTGGGCAGGGCGTTTGGATTCCTCGTTATCGCCCCACTCATTCCGGGCTTTATATATCCTCCTTCCAGAGCTCTTAGAAGCTCGTCAAGCTCCTCATTTTTCTCGAGTTTCCTTTTCAGATCCAAAATTAGGTCTGACAGCTCATTTTCGCTACCGTTAAAAGCTTCTGCTATCATCCTCCTCGCCTCTTCAAGAACTTCATCCATGATCCTCGATTTCGTTTTTCCATATCTCTTGGCGCACTCTTCGTTTGGAAGGTTTAGATCATATCCAAGCTTTTTAGCAGCAAGTTCGATGATAGAAGGCTTGTCGTCGTGCTTTATCCTCAAAATCGACAGAATAGTTTCCACGAGCTTCTCATCCCTGAGCCCTTCACCGAAAACATGCAGACCGGCGTTTATCATCGACATCTTTAATTCGAGCAGCACCTCGTGGACTCTCTCAACATCTTCTTCGTCCTTGACTATCTTAAGCTCCCTAGCCTTTTCGATTATGCTCTTTCTGTACTCCTCGCCTCCACCGTACCTTAAAGCGTCGTAGTAATCGTTTATCATCTTCTCCAGGAGCAGATAATCATCGTAGAGGTCTGCGGTCGTTAAAGCCGGAGTCAGATGGTCGATTATGCAGGCGTATCCTCTTCTCTTAGCCTGCGTCCCTTCTCCAGGGTTGTTGACAATGTAGATATAAAAGTGCGGCACATCCATGCATACATCCGGAAAGCAGTTCTCGGAAAGGCCAAAACCTTTACCCGGCAACCACTCAAGGGTTCCGTGCTTCCCTACGTGTATCATCGCATCGGCATTGAAAACTTCCGAAATGTACCTGTACAATGCCACATACTGGTAGCTCGGGGGGAGATCAGGATCGTGGTAAACCTTTTCCGGCTCCTCTTCAAATCCTCTCCTGGGTTGCAAAGCGATCAGGACGTTTCCATTCCTGACTATTGGCAGGAGGTAGCATCCATCGTAAACAAAAACCTTTCCCGGTTTCTCGCCCCACTGTTCCCTCATTTTTCTCTCAGCTTCTTCTGGAAGATTAAGTTCGACTTTCACCTTCATTCTCTCTGCGATCTCCGTCGTTAAGAACCTCTGGTCGTTTGTAACATCCTTCATGACCCTCTGTATCAGCTCGTTACCGTTTTCAGGGACCCACTCAACCTTGTATCCTCTCTCTTTCAGCATCTTAAGCAGTCTTACAACGCTCTCCGGTGAGTCCAGACCGAAAGCCGAGGCGATTCTATCGTTCCTCGGTGGGTAGTTATGTAACACTATGGCTATCCTTTTTTCCGAATTTCTCTTTCGTCTCAGTATTGCGTATTTTACAGCAAGTTTCGCAAACTTTTTGATTCTTGCAGTAATCGGCTCGAATTTGAGTATCTCCACCCCGGTCTCTCCCGTTCCCACCCTTTTTCTGCATGCTATCGGGAAGTGGATTATGGCTGAATCGAACTCAGGCATTGCGGCTGAAATTACGACGTCCATCGGATTTAACCCCTGCTTGGATTCTCTCCACTCAACTTCCGGTGTTGTTGATGCTATCGCCTGCAAGAGGGGGACGTCCAACTTCGTCAGAAAGTCAGTCTTTTTCAAGCCAAAAAAACTTGCCGTGAGGGAGAACATGGTCAGGTTGACGAGTACATCGATCACAGGCTCTCCATTTTGCATAAAAAATTCCTCAACACACCTCTCAAACCCCCAAGCTCCAAATTCGTTCGAATTTCTTTCGGAAAAGACTGCTACAACGTTGGCGTATTTGTCGAGTTCACCTATTAAGGCGTCGATATGCTCCAAATCGCCGCCGGCCCACCAGCTTCTGTAAAATAAAATTCCTATCGTCGGCCTATCGTCATCGAGCCTTTCAAGGAACTCCCGTCCGTAAACTCTGCCTCTGTAGTATATCCCCTGCCATGGCAAACTCTTCGGCTCCTCGTACTCAGCGTCCAAACCGCAGAACCTGTTCGCTAAAAAGAGCAGAAGATTCTTGTAGTTCTCCACGCCTTCGTAGGTGAGGTACCGCATTATCTTTTCCCAATCCCCGGCGCTTACGGTTGAGTACTTTTTCAGTTCATCCACGTTTTCGTAAAGCGTTGGAAGAGGGCAGAAGTGAACACCATGTTCGACCAAAAACGTGTGAAATTCCTCAACCGGAAAAACGTTCTTTCCACCCATTAGCTTGGCAACTACGATGCGACAGTTCTTACAGTACTCCTTGAACTCCTTTATGTCCCCCTTTAGATCGTAAACCTTTAACTTGACTCCCGATAACCTTCCAGCCCTTTCAAACGTGGCAACGTCTGTGGGAATGTTACAGATAACAGCTATCATGGTTTGTAAAATAATCTTAACTAAATTTAAAGTTAACTTTATCAAACCTGTGATGGTTCGCAGGTTATGAGACTCGCCTTGTACCAGATGGCAGATCGTGCCGATGTTGCGGCAAACATAAGGGCAGCATGCAAAGCCGTTGAAACCATAAATGCAGACTTCATATGCTTTCCAGAGTACTTTACGATTCCCGCAGACTACAAGCACAGAGGAAAAACGGTAGAGGATGCGTGGAGCGAGGTGTCGATCCCGACGCTTGAAGCTTTAACCAGAGCATCTGTAGAGTTTGAGGGATACGTAATTGCCGGAACCGTCGTTGAAAGGGACGGGGGCGATTACTTCAATACGTGTTTCGTACTCAGGAGGGGGAGGATCGTGGCAAAATACAGGAAGATGAACCCAATAAAGGAGGAGCTTGAAATGGGGATAAAGCCCGGTAATAATGTGATAAGCATCAAAACAGAGTTTGGTAGATTTGGTATCCTGATATGTGCTGATTGCCTTAACCAGGACACTGTGATGAGGGTAGCGGGTTCTAACGACATAGTATTTCTACCAATCTCCTTAACGGATCCTTCACATCCGAAAGTGGAGGGGCATCCGATAAGTGAGAGAATAGCGAAGGAATATG
This region of Archaeoglobus neptunius genomic DNA includes:
- the cobN gene encoding cobaltochelatase subunit CobN, whose product is MIAVICNIPTDVATFERAGRLSGVKLKVYDLKGDIKEFKEYCKNCRIVVAKLMGGKNVFPVEEFHTFLVEHGVHFCPLPTLYENVDELKKYSTVSAGDWEKIMRYLTYEGVENYKNLLLFLANRFCGLDAEYEEPKSLPWQGIYYRGRVYGREFLERLDDDRPTIGILFYRSWWAGGDLEHIDALIGELDKYANVVAVFSERNSNEFGAWGFERCVEEFFMQNGEPVIDVLVNLTMFSLTASFFGLKKTDFLTKLDVPLLQAIASTTPEVEWRESKQGLNPMDVVISAAMPEFDSAIIHFPIACRKRVGTGETGVEILKFEPITARIKKFAKLAVKYAILRRKRNSEKRIAIVLHNYPPRNDRIASAFGLDSPESVVRLLKMLKERGYKVEWVPENGNELIQRVMKDVTNDQRFLTTEIAERMKVKVELNLPEEAERKMREQWGEKPGKVFVYDGCYLLPIVRNGNVLIALQPRRGFEEEPEKVYHDPDLPPSYQYVALYRYISEVFNADAMIHVGKHGTLEWLPGKGFGLSENCFPDVCMDVPHFYIYIVNNPGEGTQAKRRGYACIIDHLTPALTTADLYDDYLLLEKMINDYYDALRYGGGEEYRKSIIEKARELKIVKDEEDVERVHEVLLELKMSMINAGLHVFGEGLRDEKLVETILSILRIKHDDKPSIIELAAKKLGYDLNLPNEECAKRYGKTKSRIMDEVLEEARRMIAEAFNGSENELSDLILDLKRKLEKNEELDELLRALEGGYIKPGMSGAITRNPNALPTGRNFYSCNPWELPTKQAYERGKTLAEKLLERYLEDGGSYPETVAMVIWSSPTMRTHGEDVAEFLYLLGVKPRYDSVGRVVGLEVIPLEELKRPRIDVVARVSGMFRDSFFNLIELMDDAVKLVSTLDEPEEMNFVKKHAEGKDPLRIFSDMPGVYGAGVNKVLDNKNWESVEDLAKAYVKWGCYAYGRGKYGIKAEEEFKRILRIVEVTVKNEDSQEWDIFEGDDFNAYHGGLIATVRALGGKPKSYVGDSSNPENIKIRGIDEEAERIYRSKVMNPKWINEMKKHGYKGAGDFSKYIDHIFQWDATSDIIDDWMYEGIAERYIFDKEMQDFFRENNPHALMNIAERLFEAIQRGMWRADEETKERLRKIYLKMEGELE
- a CDS encoding carbon-nitrogen hydrolase family protein, whose product is MRLALYQMADRADVAANIRAACKAVETINADFICFPEYFTIPADYKHRGKTVEDAWSEVSIPTLEALTRASVEFEGYVIAGTVVERDGGDYFNTCFVLRRGRIVAKYRKMNPIKEELEMGIKPGNNVISIKTEFGRFGILICADCLNQDTVMRVAGSNDIVFLPISLTDPSHPKVEGHPISERIAKEYDVIVAKVSRVAMNVGVKSVVMSPRGVVREAESCCKEEVLVVDVR
- a CDS encoding radical SAM protein, which gives rise to MILYLAVTQDCNLRCIYCYAGGGERRDYMDFSTAKNVMERYNDRITKVQFTGGEPMLNYRLIKRFAERYDADFSLQTNATLLDCEKIEELAELGVSIAVSIDAPPNINDRLRPYANGEGSTRDVLRSMMLLKSQNVNYGITCVVTPYNQRYLRDLIDMVYAFGAKSVSFDVLNQWGEVEISLCRTRRSYGVQYGTAKLADTGLDSKIPLKRF